gcgacggacccggcgggcaggttgagcaaccaggttcgtgctgatcccttcaggatcatcgggaaccagttcgccctaaCCTTGTCGTCGatgccgatggcatgcatgcccaatgtgtaggtcaggaggaaatctttggggttagcagtcccgtcgtacgttccGAGCGCGggtgctcggaacttacgaGGCCACGCCACCCGCcacagctcgcgcgtgaacgcggtgcagccgtcctcggggcccatgggagcgtcttcctgctcctgtgggtgctggcgctccacctcgcgcctgcgccggcgctccaagcgcgggcacagatcctcctgctggcgggcattcaagatgccacgcgcatcgcccctcGGGACGGTGGGTGATGAGTTcaaggacccctccgggcccccgtctacctggccccgctgaggagggggagggttctcccactgtcgcgaggcgggtggcgcgtctccgcgctccaggttctgcccgtggccggagcctaccggggcgccctcgccttgcggctgctgggcggccagggcgagaagcgcttccaactcctcgccccacgtctcgtgcgccggtgtgccctgctgcggcttgtaccgcaccatgacgcgcgcggcgatgatggcttcagccggggtcgcacggggggcaaccggtttcctgaacagctgcttcccgccctggccccggacgcctccgggtgtggagggtgcgaacctccaggggtcgcccgtgacgcggcgtgctccaggtgtcgctgccgcggggcgtcctcgggccgcgactcaacccgttggctggcccgggcgacgccatgcgtgctcgcccgactgcccccggcactggcggcagccggtcccctcggccgattgtcggtcgacggtcggggaggcggcgggggcagctgcgtttgctgcaccctcgagggctcgggattctcttgagctcccgactcgggtcgcacgtcgtgcgaccgcgtatGCGCCGCTGGGGTCTCACGCGGGTATATGCGGGAGTCACCAgtccgcttggggggcatggcgacTAGGCTCGTCGATGAATAAGAGCGAAGCCGATGCTGATGGAAtcttctgctgccggcgatctccggcgttgtccactcccgcgccccctacctggcgcgctaGATGTCATCGCTCGGTGcttcgacaccgggggcgtgcggccacgtcccccttttaggttcggtaggggcgtctagGGCGGaaacccggtgatcgccggcacggccgatgaggccctacggggtcGGTGAGACAGAATGCTAAGGGTGCGTGCGGGTACAAGAACAagtgcacacacgttttttacccaggttcgggccacccggaggtgtaaaaccctacgtcctgcctgtctgaactgatattgattgcgggTGAAacgtttacaagttgccgggccagttcccgggcttcctctccatGTCTAAGTACCCCttactgctctctgctggctgtctactggaaccaactgaccaactcactaaCCTACCAACTGTCCCACCTCCTCACCATctaacccctttgaccgttggcatgggtcctccttttatacacaaggggatgccacacgtgccacggtgcatgagctacaagtgtccaacggggaggcatgcaactccccccgaTGAGtcggtggcatgcatgggtgccacctccgctgctagggccctaagaccctagggtaggattggacaaccactgttccttggatcggacgggtaactacccgtcggtcggctcgtttactgagccgcacgccttactccttgccttggtgggaccgcacgtcccgcgcccgccacgcgcccgcgtggcgctgtccactgggccccacgacccgaggcgggggcacgcgcccgggaacctccagtccccgcaagtcgaccccgggaagcacccgggcccagcgcacccggcaacctcctcctgggaagcagcttcccgggaggtgcccgagcgggaatattccccgaagccccgctagcccctttcgggctggtagcttgccggggagctcacaGACGCTCCCTGGGATGAGACCTTTCCGGGAACCCGGGATagggggcccacgcgtcgcgcagcggtggtacctcgggtgccactggtgcgacacaaCAAGATATACAATATAACttgcaagaatgtaaagggggAAAAGTGATACCACACGAGAGACGAAAATTTGACTGGAGTTCCACCTTTTGGGgtaggtgtacgtctccgtttggaggagtgctctaccacaaagatAGATGCGCCACAAAgactcactctattctcctctcacaacaccacaaatgTGAGCTGAactccactaatggcttccttgagagCGAAGTCCggacccttacaaacttgaccgggacACCACTCCAGaactcaattggaggctctCAATCCAATCCTCGAGctcttcaacatcaaggaTGAGCACGAGGTGTCCACTTCTTTCTAGGGTTTCCAACGACCCAAGcgaaacaaaatccacaaagcaAAACAAAGGGAATCAAccttttgacttggtgaaaccctagatctcaATCTTCTCTTCCTATTCTCAAAATATTGGCTTGGGAAATCAACTAGGGAGATCGAGGGAGATGAAGTTCTTGTGTTCTTGGGCGAGGAAATGGTGTTCTTGACTTGAAGCTTGGCAGGAagctcgttggggacgaaggggtatataaATGGGGTCCCCAAATCGAGCCGCTATGCAGTGGTCTGTCTCAGGACGGAACTTCCAGGAAATAGCCGGaagaccggaagttccgcaaaTTAGCCGGAAGTTTTGCATATTCGGAAGGGGCTAACAAAGAGCGGCCGGATGTtccaccggaacttccgccacATAGGAACCTGGAAACTCAGAATTGATTTTTGAAGCGAGGTTTCTTCTCTAAAAatgggtaggctttttagtgggtgcaatatATGTGTTTGTGTAGGTGAAAgtgattcacccattaccttcccttgtggatttcctcttaatagtacggatgtcctatGACCCAAATCAAACCGAAAAGGCCGCTAACACCGCTGTGCTTCTTTCCATCTTGAGGGTCCACTCATCGTCTTGTGCCAAGTTCTTTATAAAACTTGAAATGCTTAGCGCACGATTAGATTACACAATATGTTTTCATCACCACAaaaaccacttaggagagaaatgccatTTCACCGCCCGCTGCTTCCCATCGCCGCCCTTTGCATTCCCTCGCCCTAGCCGCCATGGACGGCGCAAGGAGGATCCCCATTAATCTCGAGAACTTGAAGCGCAAGGAGAGGCACCGCCGGGCCGCGGAGTCAAAGAAGTCGCAGGAGGATGCCGCCACCCGAGCCCTTGCTGCCGCCGTTGAGGAAGATGCCATCGCTGCTGAGGTGGCGCAGAACCAGCGGAACCAGCAGTTGGCCACCCAACACGCTCTCCTATACAACCTCCAGGCCGTGGCCAAGGCATTTGCCCAACAAGCGGCCAATATGGCGACCCAATCTTTTGGGAACCGCCTTACTCGGAGCATGTCGCTGCCCGTGTCATCTCCGACATACGGCTACTAGCCTGCGATGGGACGTTTCTCTCCCTGTAGCCAGTCCCCGGAGGTGGGAGACTCAATTCCTTTTGCGGTGCACCACTGACGCCCGATCTCAACTCCACGTATTACACCCCTGGTGACTCGCCAATGATGCAACGGATGCCTCCATCTGCCCGCGGTCTCCCGGATGGTCAGAATATATTCGGTTCTCCCTCCCCGACGGTCGTGGCACCGGATGCTCGGAATGTGTTCGATGAACTCAACTATTATCTTTTCAAACTTTGGCGTGTCACCGGTGAATGAGGTACATATTTCAGTAACTCAACTATTGTCTTTTCAAAATTTGTGATGGTGtttgatcaatgcgatgtTTTTGGATCGCAGTAGGCATACTATGATGATGAACTAATGATGCAAGAGATGATACGACACGGTGGGCAGCAAGATGGTGGCCAAGGCGTGCAGCAAGATGGTGGGCTAGATGGAGGGGAAAATGGTGGGCTAGATGGAGAGGAAAATGGTGAGCAAGATGAAGAGTTTGATTATATGGGAGAAGGTACGTTCGAAGAAGAACTATCTCAAGTGGCCTTACAAACATCGAGTCACACCAAGAGGACCGGATCATACACGGAGAATGAAGACAAGTTGTTGTGTGATGCATGGATAACAATTGGACAAGACCCAATTGCCAGGGCTGAGCAAAAGGACGGTGCATATTGGAAGCGCATACATGAGTACTTCCACAAGTACAAGAGCCACATTCCCTAATCATTTGAAAGTGATCGCAATGAAAACTTTTTGACCCATCGGTGGCAACATATCCTAACTGAATGCAACAAGCACACCGCTGCCTATGATAGTGTCAAGAACCGCCCCGTGAGTGGAGTTGGCGTGGCCTCACAAGTAATCCAAGCAATGGATGCCTTTCGGGCTGTGACACACTGGCCTACGGCTTAATAGGATTGATAGAATACTCATATCAACAAGATATACCTTCTTTTCCGGGAGCCCATCCGAAAGGAACCTCAAAGTTAAGCATGCTTGGCTGAGAGCAATCTGAGGATGGGTGACCGACCGGAAAGTTTCTCCCAGGAGTGCATGAGTGAGGACAAAGTGCACTGGAAAGACATGTGTTGGTTTGTGGGGCCGGTCTTGAATCCTAGAGAGGTGGTAGGAGTGACGCTGGGGCGTTAAATGGGCTATGAATAACGACAAGAAATTCAACTTACCCCATTGTTGGATCAAGCTTCACAAGGCTCCTAAATGGGTTGATCTAGTTGCTTCTCTCAAAATCCAAGCCAACAATGCcgctcaagtgaagaaaagaagcaatGATGGGACACCAATTGATCTTGAAGCTGATGAAATAAGTGGAGGTTTGGGGAAGCGTTCAGATCGGCTCCGGGAAAAGAAGCTTTTGAAGGATGACTTGAACCGTGAAACCTCCACTGTTGCCTTGCAAGAATCATTGAAAGAGACGATTTCCGCTAAATAGTCCTCAAATGGAAAGAGAGGGGAAATTTGAGAACTCAAAAAAGATGAGCGCTTCAAGAGCTTCATGCATGATTCACGAGAAGTACCATGGAGATGCAGCCGTGGCTGCCGACATGGCCGCTTAAGAAAAAACTTTTAAGGAGATAATAACTTTtccccataaaaaaaaatcccgtcaaaaaaaacttttgaTAGAGAAGCACGGACGTGAGCATGGAGCGTTGATGAGGGCTCAAACTCATCCGGCAGGCCTTTGTAGGTCAGGTTATGGCACAAGCAAAATGAGTTCCATTTCTCATTGCCACAAAAATGACTATCTAGAGAACTGAGCTCAGCTCAGTTGGCGTGGGTTGCCGTCATGCAACCCACACGAGTTCGATCCCCAGTTGGGGCGAATTTCGTGTGTCTCAGATTTATTCTCACTGTTGTATCGCCTCTTTCACGCTTGTCCCTTAGTGGTAGAGCACGTACCCGTTGCCGACAATCTAGTATGCTTGATTAGTTGTAGGTCTATCTTTCGCGCTAGGGGTAAGGTGTGTGAGTGTGGTGTACGTGTGGCGTGTGTTTAGTGCGTGAGTTCAGATATTACAGCTGTAACTATCTAATAAGAAAATTTAGAATGTGCAAGTTACACACAAGTAAAGAATCAGCATTCATGATCATTGAATGTCGCCCCGAGAAAACAGATGATTCCTAACAGGCTAAGAGCATACTGTAGTCCAACAAGAAATTTTAGCGTGTGGGTAGCTCTGTTAGCATTGTTTATCTTAGCAGCTGGACATCACGCCCGATACATAGAGCTGCAGCCGTAAGAAGCGCATTTCCCCTCCACACATCTGTCAGAGAATGAAACTAATCATGAATcgacaaaaaaagaaacatcaaGCAATTATCTTGTCACTATTGAGAGTAAGCGTTGAAAATTGTTTTAAAGTAACTATTAATCGATCCAGACAGGGTACAGATATAATCGATAAGTAGTGCTAGTATTTACTACTAAATCCAGCATCATACCAACACCGAACTCCCCTGTTTTCATGCACTCCGTAGGATGTAAGAAAACTCACCATCTTAATCTAGTTGGCAGGCTTCACGAATATGATGAGGACACTAGCTgttgaaagaaaaaggagataATGTTAGTCCTCAGTGGGAGGGATCATCATGAGTCTACTCAGAATCCATAATCGATACAGATACCAGGATCCCGTCCAATGCAACTGACACAAAGACAACAATGGAACTTCTTGCTGTCAAGCAATCATATGAGAAGATACCTGGtatgttttttctcctttttgaaGAAGATAACCGGCTATGTTTAAACGTTCCACAAGATCATCCAAATCTGGAACTTGCAAACTGATTTTATCTGCTAAGCTCTGTATCTCCTGCAATAGGGAAACAGTGGCATGAAAGCAAACCCCCCAAATAAGTGCAAACAAAAGGGTCAAAAAATATGCTTCTATTTTCTGGAGAGACCGCAAAACAAAAGAACCAAAATGCACAAAAAAATCAAGCGAGGCAAGTTTATTCAATTAGAGCAGGACCAGAATCATAACTGAACTGAAACTGGTATTGATTCTATGTCAACCGATTTCCTGGTTTGACTTTTGTATAATGCAATAACTAACAGACCAACAGCTTTAGAATAAAAAGATTTTCAGAAGCATAATTGCCGCACTGCTTACAGCTTTTGAAAAGCAATCCTTTTGCTGCAACTCTGATTGCTTGTTTAAGGCACTCATAAATCTCTTTGCTTCCTTTGTTTGGCTCATCCCACCACTCCGAGCAAAGTCCACAAAACCATGCTCGTCAGCATATTTATCAAACAAGGAGGCTTTCATGATATCGACAACATCCTGCCACATAATAAAATGCAAACCATTAGAATTGTATGCTTCCAGTTTAGATTTAAATGGCGTGCCTCTTTATGTTGTTTAACTGTTCGACCGTTTATTTGCCTGGGAAGGAAGTATACTCTGGCATAGACCTTAGTCATGTGGTAAATGCACCTTATGATGTGACATGTTCAGATTTAAAAGTAGAAAGCAGATAAACAGAAAATCAAAATCTGAAACATCGACATAACATGCAGATTGAAAAATAGAATTCCTCACTCTTTCAAGTTTGCTACAGTAATTTGCTGAGGatgaaaaataacaaagaaAGAGCTCAGGTTTTCCCAGCAACCATGGGTATGAACTTGAGCTTTACTCAAAGTAAGCTACCTGAGCATCTTGTGCAGTCACTTCTTCTCTTAGATCCACCCGAGCACGAGCCTCTGCTAATCTTACGAGGCTTTCCAATTGTCTAGCTGTGATGGGTGTGCCATCAGCAGAAGTACTGCGGTCTCTcaaatgcaaataaaattttcGCAGAATTTTAGCCGCTGGTTCTGTCATGCTTTAAAAATGGGGAACATCTGTAAGGGAAAAAACACTACAAAAATGATGACTCACTGCATTGCATTTATGGCATTTATTTATGAGTGAAAAGGAACTGACACTATACCAGGGGGTAACATAGCTTCTCGCATAAGATATATACTTTCGAAGAAGGGGTCCAGGTAATGGAACAAAATCTCTGTCTCTTTGCGGGTGTAGCCTCAGCCTTGAAGCTATTCCTGTCTCATCAATTCCGAACCCCATACTGCCATTACATTGAGGCACTGAGCAAAGTTGCAAATCAACAACGGCAGATAAGGTTTCAGTTGTACAAAAAGTTATTAAAAGCATTATGGAATAACCGAACAAGGACCTGTTCGTAGCCTCTTGTTGGACGTACAAGAATCTCCATCATTGGTATGGAGCTGCATGTAGAAAATATCAATTCTGTCTTAGTTTTTAAAATATAAATTTAGCTCTAAAGCACATATCATTAATAATCATCAGTACTATATACTTGATGTGTGAGTAAGAAAAATGGTTAAGGAAAACTTACTGCCATTATATGATCTGATACTCTCTTATCTAGTGACTCGTCTGGCTTGTCGAGTAAAATGAAAACCAAGTCAAACCGAGAGAGCAGAGCAGCACTCATCTTCAAATTCTCATTAACAGTTTTCGCTCGGCTGCAGATATGGTACATTAAGATGGAAATAACCCAGGAATTTAATACCTACCACCTTCATTTCACTGACAAGCAAGATGATGAAAAATAAGCCCATAAAATGCTATTTATTGGCAGGTCTGTCTGCTCCATTCGTAGTATAGAACAACAAATTGTAAGCACAATGCAAAAATAACTATATTCACCATAACCACCACAGTATAGTGATTGCACACAGAAATATACAGACAGAGACCAGCAAACACAAGTAATCAGTATCAGTTGAAAATTGACAATGAATGGAAACATGTCCAGAATGACAAAACTTTGTAGAGTAAGTAGGTCCAGAATTTATTAAAGAATGATGGGAAAGATGTACCCACTCGTAATGACCCCCAACGGGATTAGCAGCTGCCAGCACCGAGGTGCGGGCAGATAAACTTGCCACAAGACCAGCCTTTGCCACAGATACACATTGCTGCTCCATGGCTTCCAGTAATGACTGGGAACaaaaatttgattaaaaaacTAACTACATAAGTTTGGGAAAGTTATGACTGATGAAAATTTCAGCAAGAAGTTTCTATCAGGTGAAAACTAAGAATGATACCTGATACTGTGCTGACATCTTATCAAACTCATCAATACAACATACTCCGCGGTCAGCAAGGACCATGGCCCCTGTAAGCTAAGGGTTAAATGTTATTCTGTTTCCATCACAAATTCTATAAACAGTAGAACAGCCAATTATTTGACAACAAATGATCAAACTATGTGACTTTGAAGAGATTCTACACAGGAGATGTAAACAAATTGCGCACTGAAGGAACGAATCTTCCTTGCTTACCAGCCTCAAATGCATAGTCACTTGTCATTGAATCTTTAACCACAGCAACAGTAAGACCAGCATTTGTGGTTGTATTCCCACAAACATATATTCCTCGCGGGGAAACAGATGCTGCAGCTTGTAGTAATTGGCTCTTGCCTAGCCCTGGATCGCCTGCAATTACATAAAGCAAGAGTAAATTGCACCTTGGTGGTGCTCAGACAAACCTACAAGCTACATGGATCAAGATGCCTGGTAACGTGTAATATAAGTAAGGATTACCAACAATAACAACATGAATGTCTCCTCTTATCGGGACTTTATTTTGATCCATTGAGTGCTTCTGCACAGCACCAAAAAGAGCAAGAGTGATGCCAGCTGAAATTTGGGAACATTAATTTAGTCATGTCTGGTAATACAATGcaaggaagaaacaaaaggaattAAAAGGAGCAGCATCCAAGCAAACACTAATGTACTGAAATGAGCACCTCTATGCTATAGACAGTGTTCTAAAAGTAGACTAGGTGCCCCCTTTCCGCCATGATTTAAGTTAGCAAGCGGCGAAGAGGCGGTCATGTACTAATGAAGGTACAACTATGGAATATAAAATGTTCATTATGGAGAATTGGAGATGGAGGAACATGCATTCTAAAAGTTTGCACTATTTGAAAATAATGTATGCCTTAACTCTCTTTGTTGAACTTCTGATAAGTTAACAGGCTTTCGTTCAAAAGTAAAGTTTGCACTGTCTGCTTTTCAGTGGCTCTTGAAAAGAAGTGACAAGAAAACATAACCCCTTAATCAACTGAAACTACTATTAGCTTGGTCAATCCCTCAACCACTGGATtacatgatgtttttttttgagaca
The Brachypodium distachyon strain Bd21 chromosome 2, Brachypodium_distachyon_v3.0, whole genome shotgun sequence genome window above contains:
- the LOC100830613 gene encoding probable DNA helicase MCM8 isoform X1; amino-acid sequence: MYADIANPKGRSGCRPINAAAMSHLMDVWPRYFPEETQLSEADPRATLVRDLVKILELEERRDLVPRVEDDNAIFFLPIDFQQLKRLFDGTNLCTALQENPKETLLCMGVAVHLVECSRKCFELNDIDKVNIRLYNHTETIIALKNLKAAYIKKLVTVRGTVVKVSTVKPLVLELDFQCMKCSTVIHRVFSDGKFSPPVSCIIQGCKGRSFTPLRSTAKLIDFQKIRIQELASAENREEGRVPRTIECELTEDLVDCCIPGEIVTVTGIVKVLNNYMDVGGGKSKSRNQGLYYLYLEAISVRNSKAHAGSENSDASSLDIRAFGSFSFETFTDKDLKFIIEYSNEHGADVFRQILQSFCPSIYGHELVKAGITLALFGAVQKHSMDQNKVPIRGDIHVVIVGDPGLGKSQLLQAAASVSPRGIYVCGNTTTNAGLTVAVVKDSMTSDYAFEAGAMVLADRGVCCIDEFDKMSAQYQSLLEAMEQQCVSVAKAGLVASLSARTSVLAAANPVGGHYDRAKTVNENLKMSAALLSRFDLVFILLDKPDESLDKRVSDHIMALHTNDGDSCTSNKRLRTVPQCNGSMGFGIDETGIASRLRLHPQRDRDFVPLPGPLLRKYISYARSYVTPCMTEPAAKILRKFYLHLRDRSTSADGTPITARQLESLVRLAEARARVDLREEVTAQDAQDVVDIMKASLFDKYADEHGFVDFARSGGMSQTKEAKRFMSALNKQSELQQKDCFSKAEIQSLADKISLQVPDLDDLVERLNIAGYLLQKGEKTYQLVSSSYS